One stretch of Oryzias latipes chromosome 7, ASM223467v1 DNA includes these proteins:
- the mmp9 gene encoding matrix metalloproteinase-9 precursor (The RefSeq protein has 3 substitutions compared to this genomic sequence), which produces MRCSAFAWCLLLGISIQSSWSVPLKSVFVTFPGDVIKNMSDTDLAESYLRKFGYMDTFQRSGFQSLASTSKALKRMQRQLGLDETGQLDMQTLEAMKQPRCGVPDVANYKTFDGDLKWDHGDVTYRILNYSPDLDSSVTDDAFARAFKVWSDVTPLTFTRLFDGTADIMISFGKKDHGDLYPFDGKDGLLAHAYPPGEGIQGDAHFDDDEFWTLGKGPVVKTYYGNADGAMCHFPFVFGGKTYTSCTSEGRADKLPWCSTTDDYDRDGKYGFCPSELLYTIGGNSDGAKCVFPFVFLGDEYDSCTTEGRRDGYRWCATTSNYDQDKKYGFCPNTDTTTIGGNAEGEPCHFPFEFLGKEYDSCTSEGRGDGKLWCGTTASYDDDKKWGFCPDQGYSLFLVAAHEFGHALGLDHSNIRDALMYPMYSYVEDFSLHEDDIEGIQYLYGSKTDPKPTVPQPKPPTTTATPDPDVTDSTDEPEPTNRPATTTLNPLDPTKDACKVTKFDTITVIGGDLYFFKDGHFWRKSRKGDAALESPMLISERWPALPAVIDSAFEDILTKKLYFFSGTKFWVYTGKNVLGPRSIEKLGLPDSVQKVEGALQKGKDKVLLFSGENFWRLDVKTQKIDKGYPKYIDVVFGGVPIDAHDVFLYEGRTFFCRDQFYWRMNSRRQVDRVGYVKYDLLKCTNPSSRY; this is translated from the exons ATGAGATGCAGTGCTTTTGCTTGGTGTTTACTTTTGGGGATCAGCATCCAGAGTTCATGGAGTGTTCCCCTCAAGTCTGTTTTTGTCACCTTCCCTGGAGATGTCATAAAGAACATGAGTGACACAGACCTGGCAGAG AGCTATCTAAAGAAGTTTGGCTATATGGACACCTTCCAACGCAGTGGCTTCCAGTCCTTGGCCTCTACTTCCAAGGCACTGAAGAGGATGCAGAGGCAACTGGGCCTAGACGAGACAGGACAACTGGACATGCAAACACTGGAGGCCATGAAACAGCCTCGCTGTGGTGTCCCTGATGTAGCTAACTACAAAACCTTTGATGGAGACCTCAAATGGGATCATGGTGATGTTACGTATAG GATCTTGAACTATTCTCCAGACTTGGATAGCTCAGTGACTGATGATGCCTTTGCCAGAGCTTTTAAGGTGTGGAGTGATGTGACTCCTCTGACTTTTACCCGCCTCTTCGATGGCACCGCTGACATCATGAtatcatttggaaaaaaag acCATGGAGATCTATACCCATTTGATGGTAAAGATGGGCTTCTAGCTCATGCTTATCCTCCTGGTGAGGGCATACAGGGAGATGCCCACTTTGATGATGATGAGTTCTGGACTCTGGGAAAAGGACCAG TGGTAAAGACTTACTATGGAAACGCTGATGGTGCCATGTGTCACTTCCCCTTTGTTTTCGGCGGCAAAACATACACCTCCTGCACCAGCGAGGGTCGAGCAGACAAGCTGCCGTGGTGTTCTACCACAGATGACTATGATAGAGATGGAAAATACGGCTTCTGTCCAAGTGAAC TTCTTTACACAATCGGAGGAAACTCTGATGGGGCTAAGTGCGTCTTCCCTTTCGTCTTTCTGGGGGATGAGTATGACAGCTGCACCACAGAAGGTCGTAGGGATGGCTACCGTTGGTGCGCCACCACAAGCAACTACGACCAGGACAAGAAATATGGATTCTGCCCAAATACTG ATACAACTACCATTGGAGGAAATGCTGAAGGAGAGCCCTGCCACTTTCCATTTGAGTTCCTTGGGAAGGAGTACGACTCATGTACTAGTGAAGGAAGAGGAGATGGGAAGCTGTGGTGTGGTACCACTGCCAGCTATGATGATGATAAGAAATGGGGCTTTTGTCCTGATCAGG GTTATAGTCTGTTCCTGGTGGCAGCTCATGAGTTTGGACATGCCCTGGGCTTGGATCACTCCAATATTAGAGATGCACTCATGTACCCTATGTACAGTTATGTGGAAGACTTCTCTCTGCATGAAGATGATATTGAAGGCATTCAGTATCTTTATG GAAGCAAAACAGATCCTAAACCAACTGTCCCTCAACCAAACACTCCCACCACTACAGCCACCCCAGACCCTGATGTGACTGACTCCACTGATGAACCTGAACCCACCAATCGCCCTGCCACCACAACTTTAAATCCATTGGATCCAACAAAGGATGCATGCAAGGTCACCAAATTTGATACAATCACTGTGATTGGAGGagatctttatttctttaaagacGG GCACTTTTGGAGAAAGTCCAGAAAGGGGGATGCAGCTCTTGAAAGCCCCATGCTTATTTCTGAAAGATGGCCTGCTCTCCCAGCTGTTATTGACTCTGCCTTTGAAGATATCCTGACCAAGAAGCTGTACTTTTTTTCAG GCACCAAGTTCTGGGTCTACACGGGTAAGAATGTTTTGGGTCCTCGCAGCATTGAGAAGCTTGGCTTGCCGGACAGCGTTCAGAAAGTGGAAGGAGCACTCCAGAAAGGAAAGGACAAAGTGCTGCTCTTCAGTGGTGAGAACTTCTGGAG ACTGGATGTGAAGACCCAGAAAATTGACAAAGGCTACCCCAAGTACATTGATGTTGTCTTCGGTGGTGTTCCCATTGATGCTCATGATGTGTTTCTCTATGAAG GTCGCACCTTCTTTTGTCGTGACCAATTCTACTGGCGGATGAACAGTCGTAGGCAGGTGGATCGTGTTGGCTACGTGAAATATGATCTCCTAAAATGCACCAATCCCTCAAGTCGCTACTGA
- the LOC101166301 gene encoding adenosine receptor A1 gives MAGTLLSAQSLYIGMEVLIAVASVVGNVMVVWAVKINKSLRDTTFCFIVSLALADIAVGALVIPLAITISIGLQTHFYSCLLVACTVLVLTQSSIVALLAIAIDRYLRVKIPTRYKRVVTRRRAGLAVVICWTVAFIVGLTPMLGWNNLRRLQQNGSISSDLVITCQFENVISMDYMVYFNFFGWVLPPLLFMLILYAEIFYMIHKQLNNKKITANHTEPNRYYDKELNLAKSLVLVLFLFAVSWLPLHIINCITLFCPECKKPIVLLYIAILLTHGNSAVNPIVYAFRIKRFRSAFRKIWQQYVCCKETPALEFQPSDRKEMPMLVPHQITPVDTSQMEDLKRHLSQQQELSPQLQEDQKTETP, from the exons ATGGCTGGGACACTCTTGTCAGCACAGTCCCTCTACATAGGGATGGAGGTGCTGATTGCGGTCGCCTCCGTGGTCGGGAATGTTATGGTAGTTTGGGCTGTGAAAATTAACAAATCCCTGAGAGACACCACGTTTTGCTTCATCGTCTCCCTGGCTCTGGCGGACATCGCGGTGGGAGCGCTCGTCATCCCTTTGGCCATCACCATCAGCATCGGACTTCAGACGCACTTTTACAGCTGCCTGCTCGTGGCGTGCACCGTGCTGGTGCTGACTCAAAGTTCAATCGTGGCCCTTCTGGCAATCGCGATTGACCGCTATCTCAGGGTCAAGATCCCAACCAG GTACAAACGAGTGGTGACTCGCCGGCGAGCAGGTCTGGCAGTGGTGATATGCTGGACGGTGGCTTTCATTGTAGGGCTCACACCCATGTTAGGCTGGAACAACCTGAGGCGCCTCCAGCAGAATGGCTCCATCAGCTCGGACCTCGTTATCACCTGCCAGTTCGAGAACGTCATTAGCATGGACTACAtggtgtattttaatttttttggctGGGTGCTGCCGCCACTGCTGTTTATGTTGATTCTTTACGCAGAGATCTTCTACATGATCCACAAGCAGCTGAATAACAAGAAGATCACTGCTAATCACACAGAGCCGAACAGATATTATGACAAAGAGCTAAATCTTGCCAAatctctggttctggttcttttTCTCTTCGCCGTCAGCTGGCTCCCTCTCCACATCATCAACTGCATCACTCTCTTCTGCCCCGAATGCAAGAAGCCCATAGTCCTCCTTTATATTGCCATCCTGCTCACACATGGAAACTCTGCAGTCAACCCAATCGTCTATGCTTTCCGCATTAAGAGGTTTCGCTCGGCCTTCCGGAAAATCTGGCAACAATACGTTTGCTGCAAGGAAACACCAGCCCTGGAATTCCAGCCCAGCGACAGGAAAGAAATGCCCATGCTGGTTCCACACCAGATAACGCCGGTGGATACATCTCAGATGGAAGACCTTAAACGTCATCTATCACAGCAGCAAGAACTTTCACCTCAGTTACAAGAGGATCAGAAGACAGAAACACCTTAA